The sequence below is a genomic window from Mycobacterium sp. ITM-2016-00316.
GCCGGAATTGACGTGTGCGTTGCGAAGTGAGCCGTCTACCGCACCCGGGCGGCGGCGAAGTCGGCGGCCTGGTCGATCAGCCCGGAACTGATGTAGCCGTCCTGCAGGTGGTCACCCCAGACCCGCTGCAGATCGTTGAGGTCGTTCGGCAGACCGCCCGAACAGACCGGGTCTTCGGCGTTGCAGACGTCGATCGTCCGGTCGAGGTACTGTCCGGCGATCTGGTGGCCGGGGAGCTGCTTGGAGAAGTTGCCGACCAGCACGACGGCGGCCACGTGGCTGTCCATCCCGGGCGGCAGCGGGCGGTTGAAGCCCATGCCCGGCTGGGTGGCCGACAGCGCCAGGACGGCCGATGCGGCGCCCAGCGAGTAGCCGCCCACGATCAGCCGGGTGTTCGGGCAGGCGCCCGCCATGTACTGGATGCGGTTGCTGATGTCGTTGGCGCCCTGCGGTATCTCGGTGTTGGCCCGGTAGTTCACCCCGTACACGCCGACCGGCTGGGGCAGCCGGGCATTCAGCGCGG
It includes:
- a CDS encoding cutinase family protein, coding for MSFRTLPAKRRARKFAATVAAVAAIAGGFVATTTAGPAAQVPRASAEPCAPVELIFARGRNEAPGVGRLGNALVAALNARLPQPVGVYGVNYRANTEIPQGANDISNRIQYMAGACPNTRLIVGGYSLGAASAVLALSATQPGMGFNRPLPPGMDSHVAAVVLVGNFSKQLPGHQIAGQYLDRTIDVCNAEDPVCSGGLPNDLNDLQRVWGDHLQDGYISSGLIDQAADFAAARVR